One genomic segment of Phycisphaerales bacterium AB-hyl4 includes these proteins:
- a CDS encoding putative zinc-binding metallopeptidase, which yields MQIYACTCDNSLFFDNSQCLRCGKMAGLCPACRRIVPLEPRPDGGLRCGWDDCGVSLVRCYNSQQHNVCNWCIASDKTVAESGDLCRSCRFTQTIPDLSVPSHHVKWYRLEQAKRRLFYNLDILGLPYGTNADGFQPPLAFDFKADVTPAGEPWRSLGQAERVITGHANGRITINIAEADHVERERLRVDFGESHRTLIGHFRHEIGHYYWLMLIQNQREPDFKRVFGDPENPTYKDAIDRYYKHGPAPDWQHHFISAYASMHPWEDWAETFAGYLDMTALLDTARHVGFSSVYPDADFDTLVVEYQRLGIAVNELNRGVGLLDLVPDVLVTPVVEKMRFINQVCRTVALTPQ from the coding sequence ATGCAGATTTACGCGTGCACCTGCGACAACTCACTGTTCTTCGATAATTCACAGTGTCTACGATGCGGAAAGATGGCGGGCCTCTGCCCGGCGTGTCGACGGATCGTGCCGCTGGAGCCGCGGCCGGACGGCGGCCTGCGCTGCGGCTGGGATGATTGCGGCGTTTCCCTCGTGCGCTGCTACAACAGCCAGCAGCACAATGTCTGCAACTGGTGCATCGCATCGGACAAGACCGTCGCCGAGTCGGGCGACCTCTGCCGTTCCTGCCGATTCACGCAGACCATCCCCGACCTTTCCGTGCCGAGCCATCACGTCAAGTGGTATCGCCTCGAGCAGGCGAAGCGCCGCCTGTTTTACAACCTGGACATCCTCGGCCTGCCGTACGGCACGAACGCGGACGGCTTCCAGCCCCCGCTGGCCTTCGACTTCAAGGCCGACGTCACCCCCGCCGGCGAGCCGTGGCGTTCGCTCGGCCAGGCTGAGCGCGTCATCACCGGCCACGCCAACGGCCGCATCACCATCAACATCGCCGAGGCTGACCACGTCGAACGAGAACGCCTTCGTGTCGACTTCGGCGAATCGCACCGCACGCTCATCGGCCACTTCCGACACGAAATCGGCCACTACTACTGGCTCATGCTCATCCAGAACCAACGCGAGCCCGACTTCAAACGCGTCTTCGGCGACCCCGAAAACCCCACCTACAAAGACGCCATCGACCGCTACTACAAACACGGCCCCGCTCCCGACTGGCAGCACCACTTCATCAGTGCCTACGCCAGCATGCATCCCTGGGAAGACTGGGCCGAAACCTTTGCCGGCTACCTGGACATGACCGCCCTGCTCGACACCGCCCGTCACGTCGGGTTCAGCAGCGTCTATCCCGACGCAGATTTCGACACACTTGTCGTCGAATATCAACGGCTGGGCATCGCCGTGAACGAATTGAACCGCGGTGTTGGCCTGCTCGACCTCGTGCCCGATGTGCTGGTAACCCCCGTCGTCGAAAAAATGCGATTCATCAACCAGGTCTGCCGCACCGTCGCCCTCACGCCGCAATGA
- a CDS encoding NfeD family protein, giving the protein MKQIQRTSVVRGWLWVMLASLLMTAGLVGGAAPVAMQAEADTDAEPTTVEQATELEEADAEADTTANDNTNGEPDTDATPDANGSAPATVQSRRVAMPSGSNAAVVRIEGMIYGFTLESLERRVDRAMAQGVDIVVIEIHTKGGTLDAGMAISRYIKNLPVYTVAWINDEAYSAGILIASAANEIVMAPASATGDSAPVVMGQDLAPTERAKALSPILEEFRDNARANGYDYALFQAMTVLGVEAYLVEHRETGERMVVNQVDKAVMVDDADPADFDRQRNALSIEERLGQATIDIARDPVHRGQWREIRHVHDGNTLLTMNQTRALEVGLAQEIVANEQELQNYLGAASLTRISPTWSEQLAGFLTNPVVRGVLVIALLLGAYIEFQTPGVGVAGGVALLAVVLLLGAPFVVGLAELWHVLVFLVGLALLITELLWMPGFGFLGIGGVVLMFVGLILAAVPTGGGGGWGPVNLPPPEMWGEVLRSSMFMMLGIFASFIGFYFVTKHFGRIPGLNRLVLEDVSPAWNIGEGRSLPMPGVSGDEAYGEGRIHVGDTGRVTVELRPTGRAEFNGEAIDVVSYGRWIEPGSPVKVVEVHGNRIVVDSVDA; this is encoded by the coding sequence ATGAAGCAAATCCAACGAACATCCGTAGTGCGGGGCTGGTTGTGGGTGATGTTGGCGAGTCTGTTGATGACAGCCGGCCTCGTCGGCGGCGCAGCGCCCGTCGCGATGCAGGCCGAGGCGGACACGGACGCCGAGCCTACCACCGTCGAACAGGCCACCGAACTTGAAGAAGCAGACGCGGAAGCGGACACGACCGCCAACGACAACACCAACGGCGAACCGGACACCGACGCCACCCCGGACGCCAACGGCAGCGCGCCCGCGACGGTGCAATCGCGCCGGGTCGCCATGCCCAGCGGTTCAAATGCAGCCGTCGTGCGGATCGAGGGCATGATCTATGGGTTTACGCTCGAAAGCCTCGAACGCCGGGTCGACCGTGCGATGGCTCAAGGGGTCGACATCGTCGTCATCGAGATCCACACCAAGGGCGGCACGCTCGACGCGGGCATGGCCATCAGCCGATACATCAAAAACCTGCCCGTCTACACCGTCGCCTGGATCAACGACGAGGCGTACTCGGCGGGCATCCTCATCGCCTCGGCCGCGAATGAAATCGTCATGGCCCCCGCCTCCGCCACCGGCGACAGCGCCCCGGTCGTCATGGGCCAGGACCTCGCCCCCACCGAGCGAGCCAAGGCCCTTTCACCCATCCTCGAAGAATTCCGCGACAATGCCCGCGCCAACGGCTACGACTATGCCCTGTTCCAGGCCATGACCGTGCTCGGCGTCGAAGCCTACCTCGTGGAGCACCGCGAAACCGGCGAACGCATGGTCGTCAACCAGGTCGACAAGGCCGTCATGGTCGACGACGCCGACCCTGCCGACTTCGACCGCCAGCGAAACGCGCTGTCCATCGAAGAACGCCTCGGCCAGGCGACGATCGACATCGCCCGCGACCCGGTTCATCGCGGCCAGTGGCGCGAAATCCGCCACGTTCACGACGGCAACACCCTGCTGACCATGAACCAGACCCGCGCACTGGAAGTCGGCCTCGCGCAGGAAATCGTCGCCAACGAGCAGGAACTGCAAAACTACCTCGGCGCAGCCAGCCTCACGCGCATCAGCCCGACATGGTCCGAACAGCTCGCCGGCTTCCTCACCAACCCGGTCGTGCGCGGTGTGCTGGTGATCGCCCTGCTGCTGGGAGCCTACATCGAGTTTCAGACCCCCGGCGTCGGCGTCGCGGGCGGCGTGGCATTGCTCGCGGTCGTGCTGCTGCTGGGCGCGCCGTTTGTCGTCGGGCTCGCGGAGTTGTGGCATGTCCTGGTGTTCCTGGTCGGACTTGCCCTGCTCATTACAGAGTTGTTATGGATGCCCGGCTTCGGTTTCCTGGGCATCGGCGGCGTCGTGCTGATGTTTGTCGGCCTGATCCTCGCGGCCGTGCCGACCGGCGGCGGCGGCGGGTGGGGCCCGGTCAACCTGCCACCTCCGGAAATGTGGGGCGAGGTGTTGCGGTCGAGCATGTTCATGATGCTCGGCATCTTCGCCAGCTTCATCGGGTTTTACTTCGTCACGAAGCACTTCGGCCGTATCCCCGGCCTGAACCGGCTGGTGCTCGAAGACGTCTCGCCCGCGTGGAACATCGGCGAAGGGCGATCGCTGCCCATGCCCGGCGTCAGCGGTGACGAAGCCTACGGCGAAGGCCGAATCCACGTCGGCGACACCGGCCGCGTCACCGTCGAACTACGACCGACCGGCCGCGCCGAATTCAACGGCGAAGCCATCGATGTCGTTTCCTATGGCCGATGGATCGAGCCCGGCTCGCCCGTCAAAGTCGTTGAGGTGCACGGCAACCGCATCGTCGTCGATAGCGTGGACGCTTAG
- a CDS encoding CDGSH iron-sulfur domain-containing protein — protein sequence MPRLVRCDGTGPQEIKPQEKSVWICMCGLSKSLPTCDGSHKTARQEDPEKLYVYDRSRCNVEEVREDQAMLDEK from the coding sequence ATGCCCCGACTTGTTCGTTGTGACGGCACGGGCCCCCAGGAAATCAAGCCGCAGGAGAAGAGCGTCTGGATCTGCATGTGTGGGCTGAGCAAGTCGCTGCCGACCTGTGACGGCTCCCACAAGACGGCCCGGCAGGAAGATCCCGAGAAGCTCTACGTCTACGACCGCTCGCGGTGCAACGTCGAAGAGGTCCGCGAGGACCAGGCGATGCTGGACGAGAAGTAA
- the purF gene encoding amidophosphoribosyltransferase, with product MDSAEAKHKCGVFGVWGSPQAAHLCYTALYAQQHRGQESAGIATNEAGQLRAHAGMGLVPEVFNERILSQLKGTAGIGHNRYSTTGSSRSCNAQPLMREYIGGQVALGHNGNLVNADLLREHYEQRGHMFQTSTDTEVILVLLASHHLSHDDPVVATLQHLQGAYSLVFLFDDRIEAVRDPWGWRPLVLGETTEGAPMVASETVAFDALGARFIREVEPGEIVTLSDRGVESRRFAESQTPAHCIFEHVYFANPSSQLFGETVQIVREKMGAKLAEEAPVDADYVVPMPDSGRSAALGYAVASGIPYREGIVPNRYVGRTFIQPTQSQRRTAVQLKLNVIDEIVRDKRIIVVDDSIVRGTTTRGKMAQLRKAGPKEIHLRISCPPIRHPCYFGIDFPDRTKLIAHNRTQEEIAEFLGVDSMHYLSLDGMLSCVNRPADNYCTACWSGQYRISPDRPVNKLDLERNQLRMFTDTST from the coding sequence ATGGATTCGGCCGAAGCCAAGCATAAATGTGGCGTGTTCGGGGTCTGGGGCTCCCCACAAGCCGCACACCTCTGTTACACGGCCCTTTACGCCCAGCAGCACCGCGGGCAGGAGTCCGCCGGCATCGCCACGAATGAGGCCGGCCAGCTCCGCGCCCACGCCGGCATGGGCCTCGTACCCGAAGTGTTCAACGAGCGTATCCTCAGCCAGCTCAAGGGCACCGCCGGCATCGGCCACAACCGCTACTCCACCACCGGCTCGTCACGCTCGTGCAACGCCCAGCCGCTTATGCGCGAGTACATCGGCGGACAGGTCGCCCTTGGACACAACGGCAACCTCGTCAACGCCGACCTGCTCCGCGAGCATTACGAACAGCGTGGCCACATGTTCCAGACCTCCACCGACACGGAGGTCATCCTCGTCCTGCTCGCGTCACACCATCTCAGCCATGACGACCCGGTCGTTGCCACGCTCCAGCACCTCCAGGGCGCTTACTCGCTGGTGTTCCTCTTCGATGACCGTATCGAGGCCGTCCGCGACCCTTGGGGCTGGCGGCCGCTCGTACTCGGCGAAACGACCGAGGGCGCGCCTATGGTCGCCAGCGAAACGGTCGCGTTCGACGCCCTCGGCGCACGGTTCATCCGCGAAGTCGAGCCCGGCGAGATCGTCACCCTCTCCGATCGTGGCGTTGAAAGCCGACGCTTCGCCGAGTCGCAAACCCCCGCGCACTGCATCTTCGAGCACGTCTACTTCGCCAACCCCAGTTCGCAACTGTTCGGCGAAACCGTTCAGATCGTCCGCGAAAAGATGGGCGCCAAGCTGGCCGAGGAAGCCCCGGTCGATGCGGACTATGTCGTGCCCATGCCCGACTCCGGCCGATCGGCCGCGCTGGGCTACGCCGTGGCGTCCGGCATCCCGTACCGCGAAGGCATCGTGCCCAACCGCTACGTCGGCCGAACGTTCATCCAGCCCACGCAAAGCCAGCGACGCACCGCTGTCCAGCTGAAGCTCAACGTCATCGACGAAATCGTCCGCGACAAGCGAATCATCGTCGTCGACGACTCGATCGTCCGCGGCACGACCACCCGCGGCAAGATGGCCCAGCTGCGCAAGGCAGGTCCGAAAGAGATCCACCTGCGCATCAGTTGCCCGCCCATCCGCCACCCCTGCTACTTCGGCATCGACTTCCCCGACCGCACGAAGTTGATCGCCCACAACCGCACGCAGGAAGAGATCGCCGAGTTCCTCGGCGTCGACTCCATGCACTACCTCTCGCTCGACGGCATGCTCTCCTGCGTCAATCGGCCGGCGGACAACTACTGCACCGCCTGCTGGTCGGGCCAGTATCGCATTTCCCCCGACCGCCCGGTGAACAAGCTCGACCTCGAACGCAACCAGCTTCGTATGTTCACCGACACTTCGACATGA